A window of the Microplitis mediator isolate UGA2020A chromosome 5, iyMicMedi2.1, whole genome shotgun sequence genome harbors these coding sequences:
- the LOC130668713 gene encoding PDZ and LIM domain protein Zasp-like isoform X4 translates to MQVNGGSPAEAAGLKAGDAVIRVNNTDMFNLRHKDAQDVIVRSGNNFEMTVQRGGSTWRPSVSPVSQSIPSPQPHLSAGNVSPVTKTSLAAKKTDGHLIGSGHNFSPKPYPNGTSDSGAIKSIVNKQYNSPVGIYSEQTIAETLSAQAEVLAGGVLGVNFKKNEKNYTPENSEVFKMVREADKEPKTPEPTDSAIHSGVVTPSSPALTGLRSVSAPETKPQPTPPPQGSLPPGQNICAECERLIVGVFVRIKEKNLHVECFKCSTCGTSLKNVGYYNINSKLYCDIHAKLVARQQAPAGYIPVTVSPGAKAPASTISAALGNFQTHSAMSPTPFSNGNSSTPFSPSHLGSSPRADKSPSSSLVQGNISGPKPFGGSSNFGPSSNFNSTPTSNPITNNFSRPQSQTVTESYHAEYNYLEEKDIRGTPAPSTADEYSRPPSSVRNKSLQWPPIKSIEDITYPTASPIWIDPNPILDRRPRHNVQDKQSELKESSCRRSESVNRRRDDCRREESNYGYWGEEPMENKPVCSAPFYRKTTTTECSEVRQQSRSSSLTRPGSAEGVRRSLTPTRISQPVPRPWTGSSETGSYGHVQAPVPPPPESTICRKVCTCEIVCERISGPGGPEHEQEHVYREVKCEVCNPPPCMQVSDYDEEQQIEQPCDILDQQTDSEVVDLSKVVPPDVAVCPKGVENQHNMYTETMEKDEGNIHIKKTTIYEKTVEVVSPTSSPANDNEVENYSGRKKNVDSAEKISSFIETKRMIEEARQEELRQRETYEEECRREEEKIRRAQEEEERREANRLKLLQAEKEEKERRKQEQRRETEMRIRQEEEERSGKHVSFSQNQSRNYQNESRIMSAEEHYRELKSEIKVQNTNQFEEERRESLRQQVEVHKSLREQQAPERRQQQQQQQQQQQTSLQERRLEKRFRPQSPPHETSSSSCQRKHVQFVKQTESGACPMQATPVPNSTPKEWKSEMVNALTTAPSRPYTPLQPSNLQPASHYHEDNNACSTKTMYSSEVRYEETSRSFPPPPQPQPYVPRPGSPFTDALTIAPERPYTPLGEDHSDRGYENVICVDRGETPINQSTPQGYCHPAEILYTDSTTRQSRSRERNLSKVQGPRPLPTPPANYKFRDASPSPARTLSRSETPRDQSLPASLKRPDTIPSYQKHLITEDYDPVEAHPYVPSRSPTPCRPKSPAQGPGYLPNPLQHNLGRKPYVSKVPDYDQPSSESHSYQSQSGSYSSYPEQQSKQVTYRAQQNSTPQSQCTESYGMRSYASEDHSEKQCSRTSYAEKYKRIEEKQLEACRQSEMMLSKSEESLVDESTCGISKVSRNPPTLPCPVVAPQSSVSERIQRTGVRVLPTPYETTTSSSQVCESRPICHQQKETKCPNTGVTILPCRAISDAGSRAGIVIVPCEGSEAQCPQTGVRITPTPDRGLCVSPVAHGRSSGSCYGDDNPRAGGCQIDVGNCPGSGVKVGTCADGTVCVAPWKLSQCPKPILKCPAKPVPFPHIPLPDQEESGCDSCPLKNQQQQQQQPAPQQDYNPPNTSYPSNNNSFKPINGQPRTNLSNQLTRLTVRRDKQLVQLFKPQPQSSQPCTDGVHCESNVNRSCTDGVHCEPDPYRSPAPAQQNRMPNPSSYEPTRKTQNSVDPPNFSSYPDLGSGVGGPSSGGSCKFAGSSAPKRGRGILNQAGAGGRQPLCGHCNSNVRGPFITALGQIWCPEHFVCVNPQCRRPLHEIGFVEEKGQLYCEYCFERFIAPSCNKCNGKIKGDCLNAIGKAYHPDCFSCAYCGKIFGNSPFFLEEGLPYCEADWNELFTTKCFACGFPVEAGDRWVEALNNNYHSQCFNCTMCKKNLEGQSFYAKAGRPFCKNHAR, encoded by the exons ATGCAG GTGAATGGAGGATCACCGGCAGAGGCAGCTGGTTTGAAAGCTGGCGATGCAGTAATCAGAGTCAACAACACGGATATGTTTAATTTACGTCACAAAGACGCTCAAGACGTAATCGTCAGATCCGGTAACAACTTTGAGATGACTGTGCAGAG aGGAGGTAGTACTTGGCGGCCAAGTGTTTCACCTGTTTCCCAGTCAATACCGTCACCTCAGCCTCATCTATCTGCTGGCAATGTTTCACCTGTAACTAAAACTTCACTTGCTGCTAAAAAAACTGACGGACATCTAATTGGAAGTGGCCATAACTTTAGTCCTAAACCTTat CCAAATGGAACAAGCGACTCTGGAGCTATAAAATCAATTGTTAATAAACAATACAACAGCCCTGTGGGAATTTACAGCGAGCAGACAATCGCTGAAACTCTTTCAGCCCAAGCCGAAGTACTTGCTGGAGGTGTTTTGGG agttAATTTCAAGAAAAATGAGAAGAATTACACGCCAGAAAACAGTGAGGTATTTAAAATGGTACGAGAAGCTGACAAAGAGCCAAAAACTCCAGAGCCCA CTGACTCAGCGATACACAGCGGAGTTGTAACACCATCGTCACCAGCCCTAACTGGACTCAGATCAGTGTCCGCGCCTGAGACTAAACCCCAGCCAACTCCACCACCGCAAGGCAGTTTACCACCTGGGCAAAACATTTGCGCCGAATGTGAAAGACTTATTGT cGGAGTCTTTGTAAGAATCAAGGAAAAAAATCTTCACGTTGAATGTTTCAAGTGTTCAACATGTGGTACATCCCTAAAGAATGTTGGCTACTATAACATAAACAGTAAATTGTATTGTGATATTCACGCAAAACTCGTAGCAAGACAACAAGCTCCTGCTGGATATATTCCAGTAACTGTTTCACC agGAGCTAAAGCACCAGCTAGTACCATTTCAGCAGCACTTGGAAATTTCCAAACCCATTCAGCAATGTCACCAACACCATTCAGCAACGGTAACAGCTCAACACCTTTCTCT CCCAGTCACCTTGGCAGTTCGCCCCGTGCTGATAAATCGCCCAGTTCTAGTCTTGTTCAG GGAAACATAAGTGGTCCGAAACCTTTCGGTGGGTCCAGTAATTTCGGGCCATCATCCAATTTTAATTCGACTCCGACCTCAAATCCAATCACCAACAATTTCTCTCGGCCTCAAAGTCAAACAGTCACTG AATCTTATCACGCggaatataattatttggaGGAAAAGGATATACGAGGAACACCAGCACCTAGCACTGCTGACGAATACTCCCGACCTCCGTCATCGGTACGAAACAAGAGTTTACAGTGGCCTCCTATTAAAAGTATTGAGGATATAACTTATCCGACAGCGAGCCCTATTTGGATTGATCCGAATCCAATTTTGGATAGACGACCAAGACACAACGTTCAGGATAAACAATCTGAACTTAAAGAAAGCTCTTGTCGAAGAAGTGAAAGCGTTAATCGAAGGAGAGACGACTGCAGAAGAGAAGAATCAAATTACGGTTACTGGGGAGAAGAACCAATGGAGAACAAACCAGTTTGCAGTGCACCCTTTTATCGTAAGACAACAACGACGGAATGTTCGGAAGTCCGACAGCAATCTCGAAGCTCGAGTTTGACTCGACCGGGATCTGCTGAAGGAGTGAGAAGATCGCTAACACCAACGAGAATCAGTCAGCCGGTCCCACGGCCCTGGACTGGTTCTTCCGAAACGGGTAGTTACGGTCACGTTCAAGCTCCAGTACCACCACCACCAGAATCTACAATCTGCCGGAAAGTTTGTACTTGCGAAATAGTTTGCGAACGAATATCTGGACCAGGAGGTCCAGAACATGAACAAGAACATGTTTATCGAGAAGTTAAATGCGAAGTATGCAACCCACCACCTTGTATGCAGGTTTCAGATTATGATGAAGAACAACAAATTGAACAGCCGTGTGATATTCTTGATCAGCAAACAGATTCAGAGGTTGTAGATTTGTCAAAAGTTGTTCCACCCGATGTGGCAGTATGCCCCAAAGGAGTAGAAAATCAACATAATATGTACACTGAGACTATGGAGAAAGATGAAGGtaatattcatattaaaaaGACAACGATTTATGAAAAAACTGTTGAAGTTGTTTCACCAACCAGTTCACCAGCAAACGATAATGAAGTTGAAAACTACTCtggtcgtaaaaaaaatgttgattctgctgaaaaaatttcatcgtTCATTGAAACCAAACGAATGATTGAGGAAGCCAGACAAGAAGAACTTAGACAACGTGAAACTTATGAGGAAGAGTGTAGACGCGAGGAAGAAAAGATTAGGCGAGctcaagaagaagaagaacgTCGGGAAGCCAATCGTTTGAAATTATTGCAAGCTGAGAAGGAAGAAAAGGAACGTCGTAAACAAGAACAAAGACGAGAAACAGAAATGCGTATTCGTCAGGAGGAGGAAGAAAGATCTGGAAAACATGTAAGTTTTTCACAAAATCAATCGAGGAATTATCAAAACGAAAGTCGAATTATGTCTGCAGAAGAACATTATCGTGAGCTTAAATCAGAGATAAAGGTTCAAAATACTAATCAGTTTGAAGAAGAACGTCGTGAAAGTCTTCGCCAACAAGTAGAAGTTCACAAATCTCTAAGAGAACAACAGGCACCTGAAAGACgtcagcagcagcaacaacaacaacagcaacaacagaCAAGTCTTCAGGAACGTCGATTGGAAAAACGATTTAGACCCCAATCACCACCTCACGAGacctcttcttcttcttgtcAACGTAAACATGTTCAATTTGTCAAGCAAACTGAAAGCGGAGCATGTCCTATGCAAGCAACTCCAGTTCCAAATTCAACTCCCAAAGAATGGAAATCAGAAATGGTTAATGCATTGACTACTGCTCCATCTCGACCTTATACCCCTCTTCAACCATCCAACTTGCAACCTGCTTCTCATTATCACGAAGACAACAATGCTTGTTCAACTAAGACAATGTACTCTAGTGAAGTACGTTATGAAGAAACTTCTCGATCATTTCCTCCTCCGCCTCAACCTCAGCCGTACGTTCCTAGACCAGGATCACCATTTACTGATGCCTTGACCATTGCGCCTGAACGTCCGTACACACCACTCGGTGAAGATCATTCAGACAGAGGCTACGAAAATGTTATTTGCGTCGACAGAGGAGAAACGCCAATTAATCAATCAACACCTCAGGGATACTGCCATCCGGCAGAAATTTTGTACACCGACTCAACTACTCGTCAATCACGATCACGAGAACGTAATTTGAGTAAAGTTCAAGGACCACGGCCTTTGCCAACTCCACCTGCTAATTATAAATTCCGTGATGCATCTCCATCACCAGCAAGAACTCTATCTCGTTCAGAAACTCCACGAGATCAATCTTTACCAGCTTCACTAAAAAGACCTGACACTATTCCGTCATATCAGAAACATCTTATTACAGAGGATTATGATCCAGTTGAAGCTCATCCCTATGTACCAAGCAGATCACCGACTCCTTGTCGTCCAAAATCGCCAGCTCAGGGGCCAGGTTATCTACCAAATCCTCTTCAGCATAATTTAGGACGCAAGCCTTACGTTTCAAAAGTACCGGATTATGATCAGCCGTCTTCCGAGTCACATTCATATCAATCTCAATCAGGATCATACTCATCTTATCCAGAACAACAAAGCAAACAAGTAACTTATCGTGCTCAGCAAAATTCAACACCTCAAAGTCAGTGCACCGAAAGCTATGGAATGAGAAGTTATGCTTCGGAAGATCATTCTGAGAAACAGTGCAGTCGCACATCTTACGCtgaaaaatacaaaagaaTCGAAGAGAAACAGCTTGAAGCCTGCCGACAAAGTGAAATGATGTTGAGTAAATCGGAAGAGTCATTGGTTGATGAATCAACTTGCGGTATTTCGAAAGTTTCTCGCAACCCACCGACACTTCCTTGTCCAGTTGTTGCACCCCAATCAAGCGTATCCGAAAGAATTCAAAGAACAGGAGTCCGTGTACTTCCCACTCCGTATGAGACGACGACATCTAGTTCTCAAGTCTGTGAGTCACGGCCTATTTGCCATCAGCAAAAAGAAACAAAATGTCCCAATACTGGAGTAACTATATTACCATGCAGAGCTATTTCTGATGCAGGAAGCCGTGCTGGTATCGTTATTGTTCCTTGTGAAGGCTCAGAAGCTCAGTGCCCTCAAACAGGAGTACGAATAACTCCAACACCAGACAGAGGTCTTTGCGTTTCTCCGGTAGCACACGGACGATCCTCTGGAAGTTGTTATGGCGATGACAATCCACGAGCAGGAGGCTGTCAAATCGATGTCGGAAATTGTCCGGGATCGGGAGTTAAAGTTGGCACATGTGCTGACGGTACAGTCTGCGTGGCTCCATGGAAATTATCTCAATGTCCAAAACCTATACTTAAATGTCCTGCTAAACCAGTTCCTTTTCCCCATATCCCGCTTCCTGATCAAGAAGAATCTGGTTGTGATTCATGCCCACTAAAGaatcaacagcaacaacaacaacaaccagCACCGCAACAAGATTATAATCCTCCCAATACATCATACCCATCAAACAACAACAGCTTTAAGCCTATAAATGGTCAGCCACGCACTAATTTGAGTAATCAGCTTACGCGTTTGACTGTACGTCGTGATAAGCAACTTGTCCAGCTATTTAAACCGCAACCTCAATCCTCACAACCTTGTACTGACGGTGTGCACTGTGAGTCAAACGTAAATCGTTCTTGTACTGACGGTGTGCACTGTGAACCGGATCCCTATCGTTCCCCAGCTCCTGCACAGCAAAATCGTATGCCTAATCCCTCGTCCTACGAACCAACTAGAAAAACCCAGAACTCAGTAGATCCACCGAATTTCTCGTCCTACCCGGATTTAGGTAGCGGTGTAGGAGGACCCTCAAGTGGAGGAAGCTGCAAATTTGCCGGGAGCTCAGCCCCGAAACGTGGACGAGGAATTCTCAATCAAGCTGGCGCTGGCGGTCGACAACCACTCTGTGGTCACTGCAATTCAAATGTCAG AGGCCCATTCATCACAGCTCTCGGACAAATCTGGTGCCCCGAGCACTTTGTTTGCGTCAACCCACAGTGTCGTCGACCGCTTCATGAAATAGGATTCGTAGAGGAGAAAGGGCAGCTTTACTGTGAATACTGTTTCGAACGTTTCATTGCTCCCTCGTGCAACAAGTgtaatggaaaaataaaaggCGATTGTCTTAACGCGATTGGAAAAGCCTATCATCCCGACTGCTTCAGCTGTGCTTACTGCGGGAAAATCTTTGGAAACAGCCCATTCTTCCTCGAAGAAGGATTGCCATACTGCGAGGCCG ATTGGAATGAACTTTTTACAACGAAATGCTTTGCCTGTGGATTTCCTGTTGAAGCAGGCGATCGCTGGGTAGAAGCTCTCAACAATAATTACCACAGCCAGTGCTTCAACTGCacg
- the LOC130668713 gene encoding PDZ and LIM domain protein Zasp-like isoform X5, producing the protein MQVNGGSPAEAAGLKAGDAVIRVNNTDMFNLRHKDAQDVIVRSGNNFEMTVQRGGSTWRPSVSPVSQSIPSPQPHLSAGNVSPVTKTSLAAKKTDGHLIGSGHNFSPKPYPNGTSDSGAIKSIVNKQYNSPVGIYSEQTIAETLSAQAEVLAGGVLGVNFKKNEKNYTPENSEVFKMVREADKEPKTPEPTDSAIHSGVVTPSSPALTGLRSVSAPETKPQPTPPPQGSLPPGQNICAECERLIVGVFVRIKEKNLHVECFKCSTCGTSLKNVGYYNINSKLYCDIHAKLVARQQAPAGYIPVTVSPGAKAPASTISAALGNFQTHSAMSPTPFSNGNSSTPFSGNISGPKPFGGSSNFGPSSNFNSTPTSNPITNNFSRPQSQTVTESYHAEYNYLEEKDIRGTPAPSTADEYSRPPSSVRNKSLQWPPIKSIEDITYPTASPIWIDPNPILDRRPRHNVQDKQSELKESSCRRSESVNRRRDDCRREESNYGYWGEEPMENKPVCSAPFYRKTTTTECSEVRQQSRSSSLTRPGSAEGVRRSLTPTRISQPVPRPWTGSSETGSYGHVQAPVPPPPESTICRKVCTCEIVCERISGPGGPEHEQEHVYREVKCEVCNPPPCMQVSDYDEEQQIEQPCDILDQQTDSEVVDLSKVVPPDVAVCPKGVENQHNMYTETMEKDEGNIHIKKTTIYEKTVEVVSPTSSPANDNEVENYSGRKKNVDSAEKISSFIETKRMIEEARQEELRQRETYEEECRREEEKIRRAQEEEERREANRLKLLQAEKEEKERRKQEQRRETEMRIRQEEEERSGKHVSFSQNQSRNYQNESRIMSAEEHYRELKSEIKVQNTNQFEEERRESLRQQVEVHKSLREQQAPERRQQQQQQQQQQQTSLQERRLEKRFRPQSPPHETSSSSCQRKHVQFVKQTESGACPMQATPVPNSTPKEWKSEMVNALTTAPSRPYTPLQPSNLQPASHYHEDNNACSTKTMYSSEVRYEETSRSFPPPPQPQPYVPRPGSPFTDALTIAPERPYTPLGEDHSDRGYENVICVDRGETPINQSTPQGYCHPAEILYTDSTTRQSRSRERNLSKVQGPRPLPTPPANYKFRDASPSPARTLSRSETPRDQSLPASLKRPDTIPSYQKHLITEDYDPVEAHPYVPSRSPTPCRPKSPAQGPGYLPNPLQHNLGRKPYVSKVPDYDQPSSESHSYQSQSGSYSSYPEQQSKQVTYRAQQNSTPQSQCTESYGMRSYASEDHSEKQCSRTSYAEKYKRIEEKQLEACRQSEMMLSKSEESLVDESTCGISKVSRNPPTLPCPVVAPQSSVSERIQRTGVRVLPTPYETTTSSSQVCESRPICHQQKETKCPNTGVTILPCRAISDAGSRAGIVIVPCEGSEAQCPQTGVRITPTPDRGLCVSPVAHGRSSGSCYGDDNPRAGGCQIDVGNCPGSGVKVGTCADGTVCVAPWKLSQCPKPILKCPAKPVPFPHIPLPDQEESGCDSCPLKNQQQQQQQPAPQQDYNPPNTSYPSNNNSFKPINGQPRTNLSNQLTRLTVRRDKQLVQLFKPQPQSSQPCTDGVHCESNVNRSCTDGVHCEPDPYRSPAPAQQNRMPNPSSYEPTRKTQNSVDPPNFSSYPDLGSGVGGPSSGGSCKFAGSSAPKRGRGILNQAGAGGRQPLCGHCNSNVRGPFITALGQIWCPEHFVCVNPQCRRPLHEIGFVEEKGQLYCEYCFERFIAPSCNKCNGKIKGDCLNAIGKAYHPDCFSCAYCGKIFGNSPFFLEEGLPYCEADWNELFTTKCFACGFPVEAGDRWVEALNNNYHSQCFNCTMCKKNLEGQSFYAKAGRPFCKNHAR; encoded by the exons ATGCAG GTGAATGGAGGATCACCGGCAGAGGCAGCTGGTTTGAAAGCTGGCGATGCAGTAATCAGAGTCAACAACACGGATATGTTTAATTTACGTCACAAAGACGCTCAAGACGTAATCGTCAGATCCGGTAACAACTTTGAGATGACTGTGCAGAG aGGAGGTAGTACTTGGCGGCCAAGTGTTTCACCTGTTTCCCAGTCAATACCGTCACCTCAGCCTCATCTATCTGCTGGCAATGTTTCACCTGTAACTAAAACTTCACTTGCTGCTAAAAAAACTGACGGACATCTAATTGGAAGTGGCCATAACTTTAGTCCTAAACCTTat CCAAATGGAACAAGCGACTCTGGAGCTATAAAATCAATTGTTAATAAACAATACAACAGCCCTGTGGGAATTTACAGCGAGCAGACAATCGCTGAAACTCTTTCAGCCCAAGCCGAAGTACTTGCTGGAGGTGTTTTGGG agttAATTTCAAGAAAAATGAGAAGAATTACACGCCAGAAAACAGTGAGGTATTTAAAATGGTACGAGAAGCTGACAAAGAGCCAAAAACTCCAGAGCCCA CTGACTCAGCGATACACAGCGGAGTTGTAACACCATCGTCACCAGCCCTAACTGGACTCAGATCAGTGTCCGCGCCTGAGACTAAACCCCAGCCAACTCCACCACCGCAAGGCAGTTTACCACCTGGGCAAAACATTTGCGCCGAATGTGAAAGACTTATTGT cGGAGTCTTTGTAAGAATCAAGGAAAAAAATCTTCACGTTGAATGTTTCAAGTGTTCAACATGTGGTACATCCCTAAAGAATGTTGGCTACTATAACATAAACAGTAAATTGTATTGTGATATTCACGCAAAACTCGTAGCAAGACAACAAGCTCCTGCTGGATATATTCCAGTAACTGTTTCACC agGAGCTAAAGCACCAGCTAGTACCATTTCAGCAGCACTTGGAAATTTCCAAACCCATTCAGCAATGTCACCAACACCATTCAGCAACGGTAACAGCTCAACACCTTTCTCT GGAAACATAAGTGGTCCGAAACCTTTCGGTGGGTCCAGTAATTTCGGGCCATCATCCAATTTTAATTCGACTCCGACCTCAAATCCAATCACCAACAATTTCTCTCGGCCTCAAAGTCAAACAGTCACTG AATCTTATCACGCggaatataattatttggaGGAAAAGGATATACGAGGAACACCAGCACCTAGCACTGCTGACGAATACTCCCGACCTCCGTCATCGGTACGAAACAAGAGTTTACAGTGGCCTCCTATTAAAAGTATTGAGGATATAACTTATCCGACAGCGAGCCCTATTTGGATTGATCCGAATCCAATTTTGGATAGACGACCAAGACACAACGTTCAGGATAAACAATCTGAACTTAAAGAAAGCTCTTGTCGAAGAAGTGAAAGCGTTAATCGAAGGAGAGACGACTGCAGAAGAGAAGAATCAAATTACGGTTACTGGGGAGAAGAACCAATGGAGAACAAACCAGTTTGCAGTGCACCCTTTTATCGTAAGACAACAACGACGGAATGTTCGGAAGTCCGACAGCAATCTCGAAGCTCGAGTTTGACTCGACCGGGATCTGCTGAAGGAGTGAGAAGATCGCTAACACCAACGAGAATCAGTCAGCCGGTCCCACGGCCCTGGACTGGTTCTTCCGAAACGGGTAGTTACGGTCACGTTCAAGCTCCAGTACCACCACCACCAGAATCTACAATCTGCCGGAAAGTTTGTACTTGCGAAATAGTTTGCGAACGAATATCTGGACCAGGAGGTCCAGAACATGAACAAGAACATGTTTATCGAGAAGTTAAATGCGAAGTATGCAACCCACCACCTTGTATGCAGGTTTCAGATTATGATGAAGAACAACAAATTGAACAGCCGTGTGATATTCTTGATCAGCAAACAGATTCAGAGGTTGTAGATTTGTCAAAAGTTGTTCCACCCGATGTGGCAGTATGCCCCAAAGGAGTAGAAAATCAACATAATATGTACACTGAGACTATGGAGAAAGATGAAGGtaatattcatattaaaaaGACAACGATTTATGAAAAAACTGTTGAAGTTGTTTCACCAACCAGTTCACCAGCAAACGATAATGAAGTTGAAAACTACTCtggtcgtaaaaaaaatgttgattctgctgaaaaaatttcatcgtTCATTGAAACCAAACGAATGATTGAGGAAGCCAGACAAGAAGAACTTAGACAACGTGAAACTTATGAGGAAGAGTGTAGACGCGAGGAAGAAAAGATTAGGCGAGctcaagaagaagaagaacgTCGGGAAGCCAATCGTTTGAAATTATTGCAAGCTGAGAAGGAAGAAAAGGAACGTCGTAAACAAGAACAAAGACGAGAAACAGAAATGCGTATTCGTCAGGAGGAGGAAGAAAGATCTGGAAAACATGTAAGTTTTTCACAAAATCAATCGAGGAATTATCAAAACGAAAGTCGAATTATGTCTGCAGAAGAACATTATCGTGAGCTTAAATCAGAGATAAAGGTTCAAAATACTAATCAGTTTGAAGAAGAACGTCGTGAAAGTCTTCGCCAACAAGTAGAAGTTCACAAATCTCTAAGAGAACAACAGGCACCTGAAAGACgtcagcagcagcaacaacaacaacagcaacaacagaCAAGTCTTCAGGAACGTCGATTGGAAAAACGATTTAGACCCCAATCACCACCTCACGAGacctcttcttcttcttgtcAACGTAAACATGTTCAATTTGTCAAGCAAACTGAAAGCGGAGCATGTCCTATGCAAGCAACTCCAGTTCCAAATTCAACTCCCAAAGAATGGAAATCAGAAATGGTTAATGCATTGACTACTGCTCCATCTCGACCTTATACCCCTCTTCAACCATCCAACTTGCAACCTGCTTCTCATTATCACGAAGACAACAATGCTTGTTCAACTAAGACAATGTACTCTAGTGAAGTACGTTATGAAGAAACTTCTCGATCATTTCCTCCTCCGCCTCAACCTCAGCCGTACGTTCCTAGACCAGGATCACCATTTACTGATGCCTTGACCATTGCGCCTGAACGTCCGTACACACCACTCGGTGAAGATCATTCAGACAGAGGCTACGAAAATGTTATTTGCGTCGACAGAGGAGAAACGCCAATTAATCAATCAACACCTCAGGGATACTGCCATCCGGCAGAAATTTTGTACACCGACTCAACTACTCGTCAATCACGATCACGAGAACGTAATTTGAGTAAAGTTCAAGGACCACGGCCTTTGCCAACTCCACCTGCTAATTATAAATTCCGTGATGCATCTCCATCACCAGCAAGAACTCTATCTCGTTCAGAAACTCCACGAGATCAATCTTTACCAGCTTCACTAAAAAGACCTGACACTATTCCGTCATATCAGAAACATCTTATTACAGAGGATTATGATCCAGTTGAAGCTCATCCCTATGTACCAAGCAGATCACCGACTCCTTGTCGTCCAAAATCGCCAGCTCAGGGGCCAGGTTATCTACCAAATCCTCTTCAGCATAATTTAGGACGCAAGCCTTACGTTTCAAAAGTACCGGATTATGATCAGCCGTCTTCCGAGTCACATTCATATCAATCTCAATCAGGATCATACTCATCTTATCCAGAACAACAAAGCAAACAAGTAACTTATCGTGCTCAGCAAAATTCAACACCTCAAAGTCAGTGCACCGAAAGCTATGGAATGAGAAGTTATGCTTCGGAAGATCATTCTGAGAAACAGTGCAGTCGCACATCTTACGCtgaaaaatacaaaagaaTCGAAGAGAAACAGCTTGAAGCCTGCCGACAAAGTGAAATGATGTTGAGTAAATCGGAAGAGTCATTGGTTGATGAATCAACTTGCGGTATTTCGAAAGTTTCTCGCAACCCACCGACACTTCCTTGTCCAGTTGTTGCACCCCAATCAAGCGTATCCGAAAGAATTCAAAGAACAGGAGTCCGTGTACTTCCCACTCCGTATGAGACGACGACATCTAGTTCTCAAGTCTGTGAGTCACGGCCTATTTGCCATCAGCAAAAAGAAACAAAATGTCCCAATACTGGAGTAACTATATTACCATGCAGAGCTATTTCTGATGCAGGAAGCCGTGCTGGTATCGTTATTGTTCCTTGTGAAGGCTCAGAAGCTCAGTGCCCTCAAACAGGAGTACGAATAACTCCAACACCAGACAGAGGTCTTTGCGTTTCTCCGGTAGCACACGGACGATCCTCTGGAAGTTGTTATGGCGATGACAATCCACGAGCAGGAGGCTGTCAAATCGATGTCGGAAATTGTCCGGGATCGGGAGTTAAAGTTGGCACATGTGCTGACGGTACAGTCTGCGTGGCTCCATGGAAATTATCTCAATGTCCAAAACCTATACTTAAATGTCCTGCTAAACCAGTTCCTTTTCCCCATATCCCGCTTCCTGATCAAGAAGAATCTGGTTGTGATTCATGCCCACTAAAGaatcaacagcaacaacaacaacaaccagCACCGCAACAAGATTATAATCCTCCCAATACATCATACCCATCAAACAACAACAGCTTTAAGCCTATAAATGGTCAGCCACGCACTAATTTGAGTAATCAGCTTACGCGTTTGACTGTACGTCGTGATAAGCAACTTGTCCAGCTATTTAAACCGCAACCTCAATCCTCACAACCTTGTACTGACGGTGTGCACTGTGAGTCAAACGTAAATCGTTCTTGTACTGACGGTGTGCACTGTGAACCGGATCCCTATCGTTCCCCAGCTCCTGCACAGCAAAATCGTATGCCTAATCCCTCGTCCTACGAACCAACTAGAAAAACCCAGAACTCAGTAGATCCACCGAATTTCTCGTCCTACCCGGATTTAGGTAGCGGTGTAGGAGGACCCTCAAGTGGAGGAAGCTGCAAATTTGCCGGGAGCTCAGCCCCGAAACGTGGACGAGGAATTCTCAATCAAGCTGGCGCTGGCGGTCGACAACCACTCTGTGGTCACTGCAATTCAAATGTCAG AGGCCCATTCATCACAGCTCTCGGACAAATCTGGTGCCCCGAGCACTTTGTTTGCGTCAACCCACAGTGTCGTCGACCGCTTCATGAAATAGGATTCGTAGAGGAGAAAGGGCAGCTTTACTGTGAATACTGTTTCGAACGTTTCATTGCTCCCTCGTGCAACAAGTgtaatggaaaaataaaaggCGATTGTCTTAACGCGATTGGAAAAGCCTATCATCCCGACTGCTTCAGCTGTGCTTACTGCGGGAAAATCTTTGGAAACAGCCCATTCTTCCTCGAAGAAGGATTGCCATACTGCGAGGCCG ATTGGAATGAACTTTTTACAACGAAATGCTTTGCCTGTGGATTTCCTGTTGAAGCAGGCGATCGCTGGGTAGAAGCTCTCAACAATAATTACCACAGCCAGTGCTTCAACTGCacg